TCGATCAATCTGTTTCTCTTAGCCGGAATTTCTCTCAACAGTTGTTCGCCGAGGAAAATCGGCTGACCaagtcaaatggaaaaaactaTCAGCCGATAGCAGCCCGGcgtctaaatatatatagctattcgattgaaatttattgaaaatgccACCCAGCTAAAACGTGCTGAAAGCTTCTTCCGCCTCTATTCCACAAAGACTTAATTGGAGATTTCTCATTCAAGAGCTCATCCGAGGGACCCCCGTGCTCTTGAAGAAACAAGAGTAATCGAGTCgactaaataaatttaatttgataagaCTGTTTTCCCATGAaatacaaacattttattttcaaaactcTAGCGAAAAGTAATATTCGTTAATATATAGTGTACACAGATTCATATCCATACATACATTCACATTACATATACTATGAGTCATGAAACATGGCGGCCTAAACGGGCCTCATCCGTCAATTTGCACTCTggtggggaaaagaaaacattttcgtttcgCATTTTGaggtttcgcattttagtatgccctccggcatttggtcccgcgaaacggtccaaaaattttggtccgtttcgcacagcctttccgcattttaggcgtttcgcgtttcgcgtttcgctttcgcagtttagggacggaCAGCCTTATTGTAGTCTGCTAGTACGACtgattcgtttcttttctgtcgGTCTTCCTGCCtcgatttgattatttactACACGTGAGAGAAATGTTTAAGCGTGCAATAACCGGCGTCCAATTAAAGCCATGGTTGAAGTCAAAATATCTTGTGCAAAGTTTATCTTTCCCAGTGAGATCTTTTTGCAATAGtcagaaaaaatattcaaacaaagGAGACGAGTCAGATAAACCTCTTTCTAATGTTGTTCCCGATTTTCAATCAGAACTTTTCGAAGAAACACGATGTCCACCATTAACTCAGCCCCTCAAACCTTTCCTACACCCTATTAAAAGGTCATTCGATTATTTGGGCATCACTGGAAGGAATGATCCCCAAACACACAATAACCTTTATTTTCCACGCCATTGTGATATTGTTATTATTGGTGGTGGAATAATGGGTTGTTCTATTGCCTATTGGCTGAAGCAAAGAGGTCACGATAATGGATTGAGGGTTATTGTAGTTGAAAGAGATCCAAATTACACGAGAGCCTCCACTGTTTTGTCAGTTGGTGGTTTACGTCAGCAGTTCTCACTGCCAGAAAACATCCAAATGTCTCTGTTTGGAGCAGAGTTTTTGAGAAATGCTAAGAGATTGCTATCGGGTGAAAACTTGGAAGGTCCTGATGTACAGTTTCACCCCTATGGATATCTATTTCTGGCGACACAGAAAGGTGCTGATCAGCTAATGGAAAATCACAAACTTCAAACGTAATTTCCTAGATCAAGAGTTTCTTCCTTATGTGATTTCTCATAATTGGTCTCCTTtaaacatatatttttctaGATCTTTAGgagcaaaaataaaacttttttctccttacaaacttaaagaaaaatttccatgGATCAACACAGATGGTGTGGAATTAGCTTCCTTTggacaagaaaatgaaggcTGGTACAGTAACAAATTTGATATTATTCCATGTATTCTTCACAATACTGTTAATATTCTTTAGGTTTGATCCATGGGCATTGCTAAATGGGTTCAGGAATAAGGCAATAGAATTGGGGGTCGAATTTGTTAAGGTCAGTAGAAGTTCATTTCCACTTTTCGCGGCACAAAGTTAAGGTCTGTGTTTATTAAGGCGGACACGGTGGGATTTGAAACAGAGGATACGCTTGTGCATTCCAAGCCTGGTGTCGGGGAGAGCTTTAATTACAACAAGCTTAAAAGAGTCCACGTATGTAGAATTTGATATGAAGCATGTGCATTTCGCATCATAATTCAGTGTCAACTCAGGTTCGATTGACTAACGGAGAGGTTAGAACGATTGATTTTTCGTTATGCGTAATGGCAGCTGGTGCTCAATCTGGTGAAGTGAGTAAATTGGCTGGAATTGGAATAGGAACCGGCTTATTGCGTAAAGCTCTACCTGTTGAACCcaggtaaaattaaaatccgTCAATAAAACCCAAACCTCgagtaattttctttattaatctactttgttttcatttctttttcatttagaaagcGTTATGTTTATTGCTTTCATGCACCAGACGGTCCAGGACTCGATTGCCCTCTTACAGTTGATACCACTGGTTCCTACTTCAGGTGAGTTATTGAATGCATTCATTTGATGGGCAATTATTGATAAGAAATTTCGATAGTATAGGCGTGAAGGTCTTGGAGGACATTACATAGCTGGAAAATCTCCTACTGCAAACGAAGAACCTGGAATTGCCAATTTAGATGTTGATTACACCTTTTTCGATCAGCAGGTGTGGCCAGAAATAGCGCAACGTGTTCCTGGATTTGAAAACATAAAGGTATTGAACGACTGCGTCTCTTATTGATCTGTTTCTCCCAAAAtatcaattcctttttttagctCAAGAGTGCTTGGTCTGGTTATTATGATTACAATACCTTTGACCAAAACGCTGTAATCGGTTCTCATCCATATCATGGCAACCTTATGTTTGCAACTGGCTTCAGCGGTCACGGAATACAGCACGCCCCTGCTGTGGGAAAAGCTATTATGGAACTTGTTGTGGACGGAAGATTCATAGACATTGATTTAAAACGTTTTGGATTTGAAAGAATACTAACAAATCATCctgtttttgaacaaaatattGTATAAtagtgaaaataataaagtttCAAGATTTCCCTTGATcccttctttttaaaataggatggctaaaataataatagtgaACAACTGCGACagacaattttgaaatgtgtatATTATCTTTTATAACTAACTTCACATTTGTTTGATACAGTGCACattgaaaattcaaagttccgagctaaagaaaagagatggCCGGAtatcgatatttttttaatgaaattgctACATTTTCATacgattttcttttgcccaGGTATTGATTACCCTCAATATGTGATCCATTTGGGGATCGGGGGATCCTCGCATCAAATTTACGACTTCACTTAACGCTTCTCTGCAtgtaagattttatttttttgttaatgatccttttttttaacataaatttctgaaattttaGTAGGGCACCTGTGTTCTCGACCCGCCAAAACCATTTGAAGTAAACCAACACATGCACCGCGTTTTGCTGCAGCGTGTTCCGGGTTTGGATCATATTTATCCAGTACATCGAAGGCTTTCGAAGCGATGTAAAATTGTCCGGTACGGTAGCAATCATTAGCCAATAAATGGAGAATTCCTGAAGTTCAATAAGTCATTTTGtcgatggtttttttttttcatattgatTCGCAGATTTTTTACTAACCCAAAGATTCTGCGGATGTCTCCATTCGAGAATATATTTCCCAGGCCTGCACAGCTTTGCGATTCATCACCACTAACAAATGCAAGGTATTCTTTTTGTAACTTAATCTGATAGTCCTCCAACGGTGTGGTGTAGCTATACTTACAGCATCGTGTTAAACATTCAATATAATTGTATTCGCTGCGATATTTTGCGCTCTGAATAGTTACGAGTTCCTCTTCAGCTTCCTTGTAATGTCCTAATATTGTTTGCACCTGCAAAAAGAAAGCTAATGGATCTCTGAAAACGTATAGCGTCGAAAGTAAAAGAACTAAAAACGAACCTGAGCTAGATTGAATTTGAAAGTATCGTCGTTACTCAGGTATGACTTGATGGAATTGAAATAAAGCAGTACGTCCTATTATATGCACATATCTGCTTTTGAATTATCCGCCCATAAATTAGTTTATTTTGTTGTCCATACCTCATACTGACGCTGCAAGAAAAACGCCGAAGCGACACACTGGCGTCCtgttcaaattaattatttgttcaatTCATTACTTGGAAACTTTGTAATTAGCCAAGAAATTAATACGTCGATTaattgttttgctttttttttttacctggaaTTGTGTCGCATTCGCTCGAGCTACCTCCGACGAGATGCAGATATTGAATGGCTGTATCCAAGTATTCTTTCTATGACAAGCAAAAAATGTAAAGCCAAGATCGCTTTTCCCcaaatttctgatttttacGTTATTAGTTTCTTGTCCAATTAGAGCATATACGATTCCCTTAAGAATGTATTCAGCTGGCAAACTGGGATTGACATCTTGCATTAAATCGAAGGCCTCTTTTGTTTCGTCCTTTCAGtgggaaaagttttttaaaacatttcacgaTAAAAAAACAGACCCTTTAACAATTATGAGTGTTGCTTGTAAAATTTACTTGGCGCAGGTAGTAGATAATTAAGTTGAGTTTAGCTTCCGGAATCACACCGACCAACGGCGGCAACACTTGTAGCGCACCATCTCCATTTCGAAAGATGACGAGATTGTGATTTAATAAATCTTTTCCGAATGGGCAATTGACTTGAGATTCCTTT
The window above is part of the Daphnia pulex isolate KAP4 chromosome 3, ASM2113471v1 genome. Proteins encoded here:
- the LOC124190004 gene encoding FAD-dependent oxidoreductase domain-containing protein 1-like, with product MFKRAITGVQLKPWLKSKYLVQSLSFPVRSFCNSQKKYSNKGDESDKPLSNVVPDFQSELFEETRCPPLTQPLKPFLHPIKRSFDYLGITGRNDPQTHNNLYFPRHCDIVIIGGGIMGCSIAYWLKQRGHDNGLRVIVVERDPNYTRASTVLSVGGLRQQFSLPENIQMSLFGAEFLRNAKRLLSGENLEGPDVQFHPYGYLFLATQKGADQLMENHKLQTSLGAKIKLFSPYKLKEKFPWINTDGVELASFGQENEGWFDPWALLNGFRNKAIELGVEFVKADTVGFETEDTLVHSKPGVGESFNYNKLKRVHVRLTNGEVRTIDFSLCVMAAGAQSGEVSKLAGIGIGTGLLRKALPVEPRKRYVYCFHAPDGPGLDCPLTVDTTGSYFRREGLGGHYIAGKSPTANEEPGIANLDVDYTFFDQQVWPEIAQRVPGFENIKLKSAWSGYYDYNTFDQNAVIGSHPYHGNLMFATGFSGHGIQHAPAVGKAIMELVVDGRFIDIDLKRFGFERILTNHPVFEQNIV
- the LOC124190003 gene encoding intraflagellar transport protein 56-like is translated as MLLSRTKPVINSNSQAMVNLSEITKIQKMASAPQEVPSVIKFIENRDFQGAITLLEYEKLNGSTDPNTDLWLVYCEFHRGNYKQALLQYESMNNSLYAACCYFYLGMYQESRELVLKAPKCPLQVRLSFHLAHKSDDEVSVLEFHRQLRDVAEDQLSLAAVHYLRAHYQEAIDIYKRLVLQNKELMALHVYIALCYYKLDFYDVSQEVLSVYLQKIPDSLIALNLKACNIYRLYNGRSAEIEIRSLLESQVNCPFGKDLLNHNLVIFRNGDGALQVLPPLVGVIPEAKLNLIIYYLRQDETKEAFDLMQDVNPSLPAEYILKGIVYALIGQETNNKEYLDTAIQYLHLVGGSSSECDTIPGRQCVASAFFLQRQYEDVLLYFNSIKSYLSNDDTFKFNLAQVQTILGHYKEAEEELVTIQSAKYRSEYNYIECLTRCLVMNRKAVQAWEIYSRMETSAESLGILHLLANDCYRTGQFYIASKAFDVLDKYDPNPEHAAAKRGACVGLLQMVLAGREHREALSEVVNLMRGSPDPQMDHILRVINTWAKENRMKM